The following proteins are encoded in a genomic region of Limosilactobacillus reuteri subsp. reuteri:
- a CDS encoding potassium channel family protein: MHKKFTYIVYQIIMAILAVISIGMLIAYYAKRINIDTYPYNMIDNGIWLVFFTDYVIRLIISPNKREFVKDNIFDLLSIIPASSLFFLFRIGQIGRTFQMLKLMRIMRLVGFTGRLGVFFERNELLYYLYITIAVIMVAAAMFCISEKVSYETALWWAITTATTIGYGDVIPKTGIGRAAAIVLMLLGIGFIGMLTSTITEFFAKKDERKISAQLVKIQHENRQLKAELDEIKRLIQKNKR, encoded by the coding sequence GTGCATAAGAAGTTTACCTACATTGTCTACCAAATTATTATGGCTATCTTAGCCGTTATTTCGATTGGAATGCTGATCGCATATTATGCCAAGCGAATCAATATTGACACCTACCCTTACAATATGATTGACAATGGGATTTGGTTGGTCTTCTTTACTGATTACGTTATCCGCCTGATTATTTCACCAAATAAACGCGAATTTGTGAAAGATAACATCTTTGACCTTCTATCAATCATTCCTGCCAGCAGCCTTTTCTTTCTCTTCCGAATTGGGCAAATTGGTAGAACCTTTCAGATGCTTAAACTCATGCGAATTATGCGTTTAGTCGGATTTACCGGTCGTCTGGGCGTCTTCTTTGAGCGAAATGAGTTGCTCTACTACTTGTACATTACGATTGCTGTCATAATGGTAGCCGCAGCAATGTTTTGTATCTCGGAGAAAGTCTCTTATGAAACAGCCCTGTGGTGGGCAATTACAACTGCTACTACGATTGGTTACGGGGATGTGATTCCTAAGACCGGAATTGGCCGGGCAGCTGCGATTGTCCTGATGCTCTTGGGGATTGGTTTTATTGGGATGCTTACCAGTACAATTACTGAGTTCTTTGCCAAAAAAGACGAACGGAAGATTTCCGCCCAGTTAGTCAAAATCCAACATGAAAATCGCCAACTAAAGGCTGAGTTAGATGAAATCAAGCGTTTGATTCAGAAAAATAAACGTTAG